The genomic interval TCTATCCGAACAATTCGCGCGCCTTGGCGGAAGCCGCCTCGCGCGGCTTCCAGAACGCGCTGATGCTCGACATGCTCGGCAATGTCGCGGAGTTCGGCAATTCCAACGTGTTCATGGCCAAGGACGGTGTCGTCTACACGCCGGCGCCGAACGGCACCTTCCTCAATGGCATCACCCGCCAGCGTGTGATCGCGCTGTTGCGGGGCGATGGCGTCACCGTCGTCGAGAAGACGCTGCGCTATGCCGACTTCCAGACTGCCGACGAGATCTTCTCGTCAGGCAATTTTGCCAAGGTCGCGCCCGTGATCCGCATCGACGATCGCGCGCTGCAGCCGGGACCGTTCTACACGAGGGCACGCAAGCTCTATTGGGATTTTGCGCACGCGGTGCGGCTGGCGGCTTAGGCTTTTCGTTTTGACGCGTTTTCTTTACGCGAACCGGTGCCCACTTCGCTCGAAAACGCTCTAGCCTCGCCGGAACCGGCTGAACTGAAACGCCTGCGTCGATTTCCAGGGCGTGCTGTGGATCTCGTTGCGCGTCTCGATCAACTCGAACGGGGCACCGAGCTCCGTCGCCAGGCTGTTGCCATCGTAGCGTTGCACCGGCAGGCCGCTGCATTTCTCCGGGCCGTCAAGCGCAAAGGTGCCGATGATGACCTGCCCGCCGGGGCGGATGGCCGATTGCAGGCGTTCGATATACGCCGCCCGGTCGTGCGGCTCGGTCAGGAAATGGAACGCCGCCCGGTCGTGCCAGACGTCGTAGGATCGGGCCGGATGCCACGTCGTGACGTCGGACACGATCCAGTCGACGTTGGACGCTGCGGGACCAATCCGCGCTTTTGCTGCTTCCAGCGCATTGGCTGACAGATCGAGCACGGCGAGCGAGCGATACCCCTCCTGCAGCAGGCAATCGACAAGCCGCGACGCGCCGCCACCGATATCGACGATGGCTGCTGCGTGGTCAGGGTTGGCGGCCTTGATCAGCTCGAGCGAGATGGCTGGAGAATCCTGAAACCAGCTCACCTCGGTCTCGCCCTTGGTCGCGTAGACGTTTTCCCAATGGCTGCGGGTGGACACGGGGTGGCTCCGGTTGACGTGAGGTTCTACCACACACTCGCTGTCATCGCCCGACTTGATCGGTTGAATCCGCTCAGTATTCCAGAGACGTTGGTCGTATACGGGAAAGCCGCGGCGTACTGGATGCCCCGGTCAAGCCGGGGCATGACAGCGGAGATTGACGAGCCTCACGGCCCGTACAGCACGAGCTCCGTATCGGTGAGATCGGCAAGCCGAGGCGGCTTCGGCCCCTTGAAATACTTTCGCCCGCGCGCCTCGGTGTAGACACCTGCGAGCCCTTCGATGGGCCCGTTCGAATCGACACTCACCGAGATCTTGCCATGCTGCAGCACGATGCGGCCGATGGCGCGGGCGCAGCCGACGTAGTCGGCGATGTCGCGGCAATAGATCAGCTGCATCACCGGCGGCGCGATCCAGCCGCGGCGGATGCGCATCGGCTGCAGGATGAACGGAAAGGTACCTTGCGGCGTCCGGCACACCAGGCTCAGGCAGCCATAGCGGGCATGACGCGTGAGCAATTCGACTTCCGCCACCGAAACGTCCTCGATCCGCGTCACATCGGCCGGGACGATTTCGATCGCGAC from Bradyrhizobium arachidis carries:
- a CDS encoding trans-aconitate 2-methyltransferase, translated to MSTRSHWENVYATKGETEVSWFQDSPAISLELIKAANPDHAAAIVDIGGGASRLVDCLLQEGYRSLAVLDLSANALEAAKARIGPAASNVDWIVSDVTTWHPARSYDVWHDRAAFHFLTEPHDRAAYIERLQSAIRPGGQVIIGTFALDGPEKCSGLPVQRYDGNSLATELGAPFELIETRNEIHSTPWKSTQAFQFSRFRRG